A region from the Stutzerimonas stutzeri genome encodes:
- a CDS encoding lysophospholipid acyltransferase family protein, whose amino-acid sequence MWISTLLISILRLLLGASARFESTPDLSGQRIYFANHASHIDTLAIMAALPKEARLNTKPLAAADYWGKNRFLRYIATRGLNSVLIDRQPKDGEDPLEPVRQAMAQGCSVIIFPEGTRRFQALPGEFKSGLYRLHKAFPQARLVPIYLDNLYRSMPKGKHVPLPIICTIRIGDPLAVVENEEIGDFLNRAREAVVRLAQ is encoded by the coding sequence ATGTGGATTTCCACCCTGTTGATCTCGATTCTGCGACTACTGCTGGGTGCCAGCGCTCGCTTCGAAAGCACGCCAGACCTGTCCGGTCAGCGCATCTATTTCGCCAATCACGCCAGCCATATCGACACGCTGGCAATCATGGCAGCCCTGCCCAAGGAAGCGAGGCTCAACACCAAGCCCCTTGCGGCAGCCGATTACTGGGGCAAGAACAGGTTCCTGCGATACATCGCAACGCGCGGGCTCAACTCCGTGCTTATCGATCGCCAACCGAAGGACGGCGAAGATCCTCTGGAGCCAGTGCGTCAGGCCATGGCACAGGGTTGTTCGGTGATCATCTTTCCGGAAGGGACACGCAGGTTCCAGGCGCTTCCTGGCGAGTTCAAATCCGGACTTTACCGGCTCCACAAGGCGTTTCCGCAAGCGCGCCTGGTCCCCATCTATCTGGACAACCTTTACCGCTCGATGCCGAAAGGCAAGCACGTGCCCCTGCCGATCATCTGCACCATTCGGATCGGCGATCCGCTTGCGGTTGTAGAGAACGAAGAGATCGGCGATTTCCTGAACAGAGCCCGCGAAGCGGTGGTGAGGCTAGCCCAATGA
- a CDS encoding phosphatidate cytidylyltransferase produces MIENKFYVLMAGVISLLAVATVTGLILKRFAKSEGSIATVDNLNLRINAWWSMIAIFVASYLLGSTATVVLFAFISLFALREFITLTPTRLGDHNALFAAFFILIPLQYVFIGIHWYSMVTLLIPVYAFLFLPSIAVLSQETDGFLERAAKIQWGVMITVYCISHAPALLILDLEGFEGQNALLLFYLMFVVQISDVLQYVFGKLFGKTKVAPIVSPSKTIEGLVGGGLAAMLAGGGMYWLTPFSFYQSMAMSFVIVVMGFLGGLTLSAIKRSLQAKDWGTMIKGHGGMLDRMDSVCFAAPVFFHLTRYFFSA; encoded by the coding sequence ATGATCGAGAACAAGTTTTATGTGCTGATGGCCGGGGTCATTTCCCTGTTGGCAGTGGCCACCGTCACGGGGCTGATTCTGAAGCGCTTCGCCAAGTCGGAAGGCTCGATTGCAACGGTCGACAATCTGAATCTACGAATCAACGCCTGGTGGTCGATGATCGCGATCTTCGTCGCTTCGTACCTGCTGGGCAGCACGGCGACGGTCGTGCTGTTCGCGTTCATATCGCTGTTCGCGTTGCGAGAGTTCATCACGTTGACGCCGACCCGTCTGGGCGATCACAACGCCTTGTTCGCAGCCTTCTTTATCCTCATTCCTTTGCAGTACGTGTTCATCGGTATTCACTGGTATTCGATGGTCACGCTGCTGATTCCGGTTTATGCCTTCCTGTTCCTGCCTTCGATTGCCGTGCTGTCGCAGGAAACCGATGGCTTTCTCGAGCGCGCGGCCAAGATTCAATGGGGCGTCATGATCACGGTGTACTGCATCAGCCACGCACCGGCGCTGCTCATTCTCGATCTCGAAGGCTTTGAAGGGCAGAACGCCCTGCTGCTGTTCTACCTGATGTTCGTCGTTCAGATCAGCGATGTGCTGCAGTACGTGTTCGGGAAACTGTTCGGAAAAACCAAGGTTGCGCCTATCGTCAGCCCCTCCAAGACGATAGAAGGGCTGGTCGGCGGCGGCTTGGCGGCAATGCTGGCGGGCGGCGGCATGTATTGGCTCACACCGTTCAGCTTCTACCAGTCGATGGCCATGTCCTTCGTGATCGTGGTGATGGGTTTTCTGGGCGGCCTGACGCTCTCGGCGATCAAGCGCAGCCTGCAAGCCAAGGACTGGGGCACCATGATCAAAGGCCACGGCGGCATGCTAGATCGGATGGACTCGGTGTGTTTCGCCGCGCCGGTATTCTTCCATCTCACCCGTTATTTCTTCTCGGCTTGA
- a CDS encoding ketosteroid isomerase-related protein — MSLDDNKRLVRQHIELTWNRGHLALAEQLHSKDFLYKSSFVGHPMASPAFAAMVAEIRSAMPDLEVVVEECIAEGDKVVTWSTLIGTIETPAFGYPPSDKVLSISAMAFWTLTPGQQIREICTMFDMESFRAQLGLATRTYAEKALP; from the coding sequence ATGTCACTGGACGACAACAAACGCCTGGTCCGCCAACACATCGAACTGACCTGGAACCGTGGGCACCTGGCGCTTGCCGAGCAGTTGCACAGCAAGGATTTTCTCTACAAGAGCTCCTTCGTCGGCCACCCGATGGCCAGCCCCGCGTTTGCCGCGATGGTCGCCGAGATTCGGAGCGCCATGCCCGATCTCGAAGTGGTCGTCGAAGAGTGCATTGCCGAGGGCGACAAGGTGGTGACCTGGAGCACCCTGATCGGGACCATCGAAACACCCGCGTTCGGCTACCCGCCCAGCGACAAGGTGCTGAGCATTTCCGCGATGGCGTTCTGGACCCTGACGCCTGGCCAGCAGATTCGCGAGATTTGCACCATGTTCGACATGGAAAGCTTCCGCGCCCAGCTCGGCTTGGCAACGCGCACCTACGCCGAGAAAGCCTTGCCCTGA
- a CDS encoding ATP-binding protein, translating to MSRRWGRCLVLARAARNGSMSLRLRLMLGATGLAVLFMLALLPVIQAAFSLAFERIIEERLAADANTLITASRIEGGRLIMPDRLPDEEFDLPDAKLLGYIYDPQGKRLWQSRSAEDESIDYQPRLNDHITEFRRVRDADGVEYFVYDVELRLTDDERQAFSFVTMQPTSEYRSLFEEFRRQLYLWLGGGLLVLLTLLWLGLTWGFRSLKRLSHELDQVEAGRLDRLSDQHPRELLRLTRSLNRLLDGERRQREQYRNSLGDLAHSLKTPLTVLQSVGEVISTQPDNREQSRVMRAQIERMSQQIGYQLQRASLGQSGLVRHRVALQPLLVRLCSTLDKVYQDKRVQVELQIPAKATLPLEQGALMELLGNLLENAYRLCLHQVRISLKQHPDHLMLSIEDDGPGVPVDQRARILRRGERLDAQHPGQGIGLAVVKDIIDSYDGELRLDDSELGGAAFRLCLPLD from the coding sequence ATGAGTCGTCGCTGGGGCCGTTGCCTGGTGCTGGCAAGAGCCGCACGTAACGGCAGTATGTCGCTGCGCCTGCGGCTGATGTTGGGGGCAACCGGCCTCGCCGTCCTGTTCATGCTCGCCCTGCTTCCGGTGATACAGGCCGCGTTCAGCCTCGCCTTCGAGCGTATCATTGAGGAGCGCCTGGCGGCCGACGCCAACACCCTGATCACCGCGTCACGCATCGAAGGCGGCCGGCTGATCATGCCGGATCGGCTGCCCGATGAAGAGTTCGATCTGCCCGATGCCAAGCTGCTGGGCTATATCTACGATCCGCAAGGCAAGAGACTCTGGCAGTCACGTTCGGCCGAGGACGAAAGCATCGACTACCAACCGCGCCTGAACGACCACATCACCGAATTCAGGCGGGTCCGCGACGCCGACGGTGTCGAGTACTTCGTCTACGACGTCGAGCTGCGCCTGACCGATGACGAACGCCAGGCGTTCAGCTTCGTCACCATGCAACCCACCAGCGAATATCGCAGCCTGTTCGAAGAATTTCGTCGCCAGCTCTACCTCTGGCTCGGCGGCGGTCTGCTGGTATTGCTGACGCTGCTCTGGCTGGGCCTGACCTGGGGCTTCCGCTCGCTGAAACGCCTCAGCCATGAGCTCGATCAGGTGGAGGCGGGCCGGCTGGATCGACTCAGCGACCAGCATCCACGTGAGCTCCTGCGCCTGACTCGCTCGCTGAACCGGTTGCTCGATGGTGAACGCCGCCAGCGCGAGCAGTACCGCAATTCCCTCGGCGATCTGGCCCACAGCCTGAAAACGCCGCTGACCGTTCTACAAAGCGTCGGCGAAGTGATCAGTACCCAGCCGGACAACCGCGAGCAGTCCCGCGTCATGCGCGCCCAGATCGAGCGCATGAGCCAGCAGATCGGCTATCAACTGCAACGTGCGAGCCTCGGCCAGAGCGGCCTGGTGCGCCACCGGGTTGCGCTGCAACCGTTGCTGGTTCGCCTGTGCAGCACGCTGGACAAGGTCTACCAGGACAAACGCGTGCAGGTCGAGCTGCAGATCCCAGCAAAGGCCACCCTGCCGCTGGAGCAGGGTGCGCTGATGGAGCTGCTCGGTAATCTGCTGGAAAATGCCTACCGGCTTTGCCTCCACCAGGTGCGCATCAGCCTAAAGCAGCATCCCGACCATCTGATGCTGAGCATCGAAGACGATGGGCCCGGCGTCCCGGTCGACCAGCGCGCGCGCATTCTGCGCCGCGGAGAACGACTGGACGCCCAGCACCCAGGTCAGGGCATCGGCCTGGCGGTGGTAAAGGACATCATCGACAGTTACGACGGCGAGCTCAGGCTGGATGACTCCGAGCTCGGCGGCGCGGCGTTCCGACTTTGCCTGCCGCTCGACTGA
- a CDS encoding response regulator — protein MKVLVVEDEALLRHHLLTRLSESGHVVDAVADAEEALYQTREFNHDLAVIDLGLPGISGLDLIRQLRSNGERFPILILTARGNWQDKVEGLAAGADDYVVKPFQFEELEARLNALLRRSSGFTQASIEAGPLKLDLNRKQAMVNDEPLPLTAFEYRILEYLMRHQQQVVAKERLMEQLYPDDNERDANVIEVLVGRLRRKLDAHGGLKPIDTVRGLGYLFTERCR, from the coding sequence ATGAAAGTGCTGGTGGTGGAAGACGAGGCGCTGCTGCGCCACCACCTACTGACTCGCCTGAGCGAAAGCGGGCACGTGGTCGACGCGGTCGCCGATGCCGAAGAAGCGCTATACCAGACCCGCGAGTTCAATCATGACCTCGCGGTGATTGATCTCGGCCTGCCGGGCATCTCCGGCCTGGACCTGATCCGCCAGCTACGCAGCAATGGCGAGCGCTTTCCCATCCTCATCCTCACCGCGCGCGGTAACTGGCAGGACAAGGTCGAAGGCCTGGCCGCCGGCGCCGACGACTACGTGGTCAAACCCTTCCAGTTCGAGGAACTGGAGGCGCGGCTCAACGCGCTGCTGCGACGCTCGTCCGGCTTTACCCAGGCGAGCATCGAGGCCGGCCCGTTGAAGCTCGACCTCAACCGCAAGCAGGCAATGGTCAATGACGAGCCCCTGCCGCTGACCGCCTTCGAGTACCGCATACTCGAATACCTGATGCGTCACCAGCAGCAGGTGGTCGCCAAGGAACGCCTGATGGAGCAGCTCTACCCGGACGACAACGAGCGTGACGCCAACGTCATCGAAGTGCTGGTCGGCCGGTTGCGGCGCAAACTGGATGCCCACGGCGGGCTGAAGCCCATCGATACCGTTCGTGGCCTGGGCTATCTGTTCACCGAGCGCTGCCGATGA
- a CDS encoding outer membrane protein, with protein MNKLHTLAIATTLSVFTLGAQAADNFAGLTWGKSTVNMDRSSSLKQNMPGANRFDDTFKNSGTWGIRAGQMTDEARYYATYENVSDDYGSSLKLRQQNLIGSYDMFLPIGETTRLFGGASAGLTKLENESSGYSRDSDIGYLVGLQAGVLQDVGNNTSIEAGYRYLRSNAGTEVSERGVGKIGSIDLHSTKQAYLGVNYKF; from the coding sequence ATGAACAAGCTGCACACCCTGGCCATCGCCACCACCCTGAGCGTTTTCACCCTCGGCGCCCAAGCCGCCGACAATTTCGCCGGCCTCACCTGGGGCAAGAGCACCGTCAACATGGATCGCTCCAGCAGCCTGAAGCAGAACATGCCGGGCGCGAACCGCTTCGATGACACCTTCAAGAACAGCGGCACCTGGGGCATCCGTGCCGGTCAGATGACTGACGAGGCGCGCTACTATGCCACCTACGAAAACGTATCCGACGACTACGGCAGCTCGCTCAAGCTGCGTCAGCAGAACCTGATCGGCAGCTACGACATGTTCCTGCCGATCGGTGAAACCACCCGCCTGTTCGGCGGTGCCAGCGCCGGGCTGACCAAGCTCGAAAACGAGTCCAGCGGCTACAGCCGCGACAGCGACATCGGTTACCTGGTGGGTCTGCAGGCCGGTGTCCTGCAAGACGTCGGCAATAACACATCGATCGAAGCCGGTTACCGTTACCTGCGCAGCAATGCCGGTACCGAAGTCTCCGAGCGCGGTGTCGGCAAGATCGGTTCGATCGACCTGCATAGCACCAAGCAGGCCTACCTCGGCGTGAACTACAAGTTCTAA
- a CDS encoding SDR family oxidoreductase: protein MRISLKPLHEQVIVITGASSGIGLATARLAIERGARVVLVARNEEALLDIERDLNAGSRVLHVMADVGERAQLERVASETIARFGGFDTWINNAGSSVWGRFDEVSDEDHQQVMQTNFWGTHYGSSIAVKHLRDKGGALINIGSVESANALPFHSSYSASKHAIKAMTDVLRVELQKSRTPVSVTLVRPSSTDTQFMDHSKNYLPSAPVFPPPVYAPEVVARAILHAAEHPQRDVYIGNAKLLSRLAQNAPHLADWINRTFVYDTIKSGRPDRHPRGALHASDVGSAGDGSASGSYPGMVLTRSLYTRATQHPLATTAAVAVGAAALVALFGRRGR, encoded by the coding sequence ATGCGCATTTCTCTTAAACCCTTGCACGAGCAGGTCATCGTCATCACCGGCGCTTCCAGCGGCATCGGCCTGGCGACTGCCCGCCTCGCCATCGAAAGGGGTGCCCGCGTGGTGCTGGTGGCGCGCAACGAAGAAGCCCTGCTCGACATCGAGCGCGACCTGAATGCCGGTAGCCGCGTGCTTCACGTCATGGCTGACGTCGGCGAGCGCGCGCAGCTGGAACGGGTCGCCAGCGAGACGATCGCCCGCTTCGGTGGCTTCGACACCTGGATCAACAACGCCGGCAGTTCGGTCTGGGGGCGCTTCGACGAGGTCAGCGACGAAGATCACCAACAGGTGATGCAGACCAACTTCTGGGGCACGCACTACGGCTCCTCCATCGCCGTCAAACACCTGCGCGACAAGGGCGGTGCGCTGATCAACATCGGCAGTGTCGAGTCGGCCAATGCGCTGCCCTTCCACAGCAGCTACAGCGCCAGCAAGCATGCGATCAAGGCCATGACCGACGTGCTGCGGGTGGAGCTGCAGAAGTCGCGCACGCCGGTGTCGGTCACGCTCGTGCGTCCCTCCTCGACCGACACGCAGTTCATGGACCACTCCAAGAACTACCTGCCCAGCGCGCCGGTATTTCCGCCGCCCGTCTACGCACCCGAAGTCGTCGCCCGCGCGATCCTCCATGCTGCCGAGCACCCGCAGCGCGACGTCTACATCGGCAATGCCAAGCTGCTTTCGCGGCTCGCGCAGAACGCGCCGCACCTAGCCGACTGGATCAACCGCACCTTCGTCTACGACACCATCAAGAGCGGCCGCCCGGATCGACACCCCCGCGGCGCGCTCCATGCCAGCGACGTCGGCAGCGCAGGTGACGGCAGCGCCAGCGGCAGCTATCCCGGCATGGTGCTGACGCGCAGCCTGTACACCCGTGCCACGCAGCATCCGCTCGCGACCACCGCTGCGGTGGCCGTGGGCGCGGCGGCGTTGGTCGCCTTGTTCGGGCGTCGCGGGCGCTAG
- a CDS encoding polysaccharide deacetylase family protein: protein MEHLKAYQDLLLQLEVPATFFIQTKYYRDFQDEGFFNDRTLGMIDSLQRSGMEIASHSVSHSDMYASVPIGDGQEAYPGYQPRVKAPGDTRNASVLGELRISKFLLEHLSDAEVVSFRPGYLATPPSLPQAMEASGYRFGSSETAGNVTTHLPYRANHDRLYGRETSIFEFPIAVEDEIAPVMDQRDNDAVLLARQIARYGGSFVILVHPNEIEHKYRFLESVIPQLQPFTWFGTLAQLGGWWSARDQLEIDVSREGAETVIDLTATAPIDGLSLQLPMNLKLSRSEATAEALEDNRLLIKHLPAGITRISLQ from the coding sequence ATGGAACACCTGAAGGCGTATCAGGACCTGCTTTTGCAGCTGGAGGTGCCCGCAACGTTCTTCATTCAGACCAAGTACTACCGCGACTTCCAAGATGAAGGCTTCTTCAACGACCGGACGCTCGGGATGATCGACAGCCTGCAGCGATCCGGGATGGAGATTGCCAGCCACTCCGTCAGTCATTCGGATATGTACGCGTCGGTCCCCATCGGCGATGGGCAGGAAGCCTATCCGGGTTACCAGCCTCGCGTGAAAGCGCCGGGTGACACCCGTAACGCCAGCGTGCTGGGCGAGCTGCGGATCAGCAAATTTCTGCTCGAACATCTGAGCGATGCCGAAGTGGTTTCATTTCGGCCGGGCTATCTGGCCACCCCTCCGAGTCTGCCCCAGGCGATGGAGGCTTCGGGGTATCGTTTCGGTTCCTCCGAAACCGCCGGCAACGTCACCACTCACCTGCCCTACCGCGCCAATCACGACCGTCTATACGGACGAGAAACCTCCATTTTCGAATTCCCGATTGCGGTGGAAGACGAAATTGCCCCTGTCATGGATCAGCGCGACAACGACGCAGTTTTGCTGGCGCGCCAGATTGCCCGCTATGGCGGGAGTTTCGTCATTCTCGTCCACCCCAACGAAATCGAGCACAAGTATCGCTTTTTGGAGTCAGTCATTCCGCAGCTGCAGCCCTTCACCTGGTTCGGCACCCTGGCGCAGCTCGGCGGTTGGTGGTCCGCCCGTGATCAGTTAGAGATAGACGTGAGTCGCGAAGGCGCCGAGACGGTCATCGATCTGACAGCCACCGCCCCCATCGACGGCCTCAGCCTGCAATTGCCAATGAACTTGAAGCTGAGCCGTTCTGAAGCGACGGCGGAGGCGCTCGAAGACAATCGCCTCTTGATCAAACATCTACCTGCGGGCATTACCCGGATCAGCCTCCAATAG